The Pedobacter mucosus genome window below encodes:
- a CDS encoding Crp/Fnr family transcriptional regulator, translating to MSLSGIFPIDKWNFSTHSILNVLTEEEYKFLISDQPAQKYTMGEVVFREGVVPSGIYFIHKGKVKKYKVDHLGREQIIYVANQGEFIGYHAVLSEERYPDSAAAIEESILSFIPKEDFLQILASSPLLTSRMLKALSHEFTVLANSISVFSQRSAIERLAIALIFLREKYKRDLNEQGEILINISRNDLANLAGLAKENVIRLLKELKSEDIIYTEGRKIWIKNIEKLIIRSNYR from the coding sequence ATGAGCCTTTCAGGAATTTTCCCCATCGATAAATGGAATTTTAGTACACACTCCATACTGAATGTGCTGACCGAGGAGGAATATAAATTTTTGATCTCCGATCAGCCTGCACAGAAATATACGATGGGAGAGGTCGTCTTTAGGGAAGGAGTCGTGCCTTCGGGGATATATTTCATCCACAAGGGAAAGGTGAAAAAATACAAGGTGGACCACCTTGGTCGGGAGCAGATCATCTATGTAGCAAATCAGGGCGAGTTTATCGGTTACCACGCGGTACTTTCGGAAGAACGCTACCCAGATTCTGCTGCGGCAATAGAGGAGAGTATATTGAGTTTCATACCGAAAGAGGATTTTCTTCAGATTTTAGCCAGCTCTCCCCTACTTACCTCACGGATGTTAAAGGCGCTCAGTCATGAGTTCACTGTGCTGGCGAACAGTATTTCTGTTTTTTCGCAGCGCTCGGCGATTGAAAGACTTGCAATAGCACTAATTTTTCTGAGGGAAAAATATAAGCGGGATCTTAATGAGCAGGGTGAGATCCTCATCAATATCTCCAGAAATGATCTCGCCAACCTTGCAGGGCTGGCGAAAGAAAATGTAATCCGGCTACTGAAAGAATTAAAGTCCGAGGATATCATCTATACCGAGGGTAGGAAAATCTGGATCAAGAATATTGAAAAACTGATCATCCGATCAAATTACCGTTAA
- a CDS encoding methyltransferase domain-containing protein encodes MINKIFDNDQAFDWLYPRQFQLMSKKQWTPLAVAIQSAAFLASPGSSVLDIGSGIGKFCLIGAKEYPETMFFGVEQRNKHVYYANDAKNFLRIDNLEFIHANITQINFRAFDHFYFYNSFFENIDFVNRIDDSVETSIALYSYYTQYLRANLDRMPIGTKIVTYQSSGTEVSENFCLVSSTINNLLKMYIKIN; translated from the coding sequence ATGATTAATAAGATTTTCGATAACGACCAGGCCTTTGATTGGTTATATCCCAGGCAGTTTCAGCTGATGTCCAAAAAGCAATGGACTCCTTTAGCTGTTGCCATACAATCTGCAGCTTTTCTTGCCTCACCAGGCTCGAGCGTTTTGGATATAGGAAGCGGTATCGGAAAGTTCTGTCTTATTGGTGCCAAGGAGTATCCAGAAACCATGTTCTTCGGCGTGGAGCAGCGCAATAAACATGTTTATTATGCGAATGATGCAAAGAACTTTCTGAGGATTGATAACCTTGAATTCATTCACGCCAACATCACTCAGATAAATTTCAGAGCTTTTGACCATTTTTATTTTTATAACTCTTTTTTTGAAAATATTGATTTTGTAAACAGGATCGACGATTCTGTGGAAACTTCCATTGCACTATATAGCTACTATACCCAATACCTGAGGGCAAATCTTGACCGTATGCCGATAGGTACAAAAATAGTGACCTACCAGAGTTCCGGAACAGAGGTTTCCGAAAACTTTTGCTTGGTCAGCAGCACAATCAACAATCTTCTCAAGATGTACATCAAGATCAATTGA
- a CDS encoding aminotransferase class I/II-fold pyridoxal phosphate-dependent enzyme has protein sequence MNLVEKNLFKLGPLGIHAHYAHGYFAYPKLEGEIGNRMIFNGRDKLVWSLNDYLGLANDPLVRRADEEGTRQYGLAYPMGARMMTGNTILHEMLEAKLSSFVKKEDTFLLNYGYQGMSSIIDSLLDRHDVVVYDAEAHACIIDGLRLHIGKRFVFKHNDIADFEKQLIRAEKITKKTNGGILVITEGVFGMRGDTGKIREIIGFKKKFDFTLLVDDAHGIGVMGQSGAGTGEEQGIQEEIDLYFATFAKSFAAIGAFVSGKKEIIQYLRYNMRSQIYAKALPMPLVYGLHQRLRMIREMPELRERLWNITKKLQNGLREAGLEIGNTESPVTPVYLKGSIAQAANLVRDMRENHDIFCSMVVYPVVPHGIIILRLIPTANHSEEEVTETVAIFKNINSKLGGGFYDQERKAPENITGELAVHYP, from the coding sequence ATGAATTTAGTAGAAAAAAACCTGTTTAAATTAGGCCCGTTGGGCATTCACGCCCATTATGCACATGGTTATTTTGCCTATCCAAAACTGGAGGGAGAAATCGGCAACAGGATGATATTCAATGGAAGGGACAAACTCGTCTGGAGCCTTAATGATTATCTTGGTCTCGCCAACGACCCCCTAGTGCGAAGAGCAGATGAGGAAGGTACCAGACAGTATGGACTCGCCTATCCTATGGGAGCAAGAATGATGACAGGAAATACCATTCTGCATGAAATGCTGGAGGCCAAATTATCTTCATTTGTAAAAAAAGAAGATACGTTCCTGCTCAACTATGGATATCAGGGCATGTCATCAATAATCGATAGCCTACTTGACCGCCATGATGTTGTTGTTTATGATGCCGAGGCACATGCCTGTATTATCGATGGGCTCAGGCTGCACATTGGCAAGCGATTCGTTTTCAAGCATAACGACATTGCCGATTTTGAGAAGCAGCTGATCAGGGCAGAAAAAATCACAAAGAAAACCAATGGAGGTATTTTGGTGATTACTGAAGGTGTTTTCGGAATGCGTGGTGATACCGGGAAAATCCGGGAGATTATAGGTTTTAAAAAGAAGTTTGATTTTACCCTTCTGGTTGATGACGCGCACGGAATCGGCGTAATGGGACAAAGTGGTGCAGGCACTGGAGAAGAGCAGGGTATCCAGGAGGAAATAGACCTATATTTTGCAACCTTCGCAAAATCATTTGCTGCAATCGGAGCCTTTGTTTCCGGAAAAAAAGAAATCATACAATATCTCCGGTACAATATGCGCTCGCAGATTTATGCAAAAGCTTTGCCTATGCCACTGGTATATGGCCTTCACCAACGGTTGCGTATGATCAGGGAAATGCCTGAGCTTCGGGAAAGGCTTTGGAATATCACGAAAAAACTGCAGAATGGACTTAGGGAAGCAGGGCTGGAGATTGGCAATACAGAAAGTCCGGTTACGCCTGTTTACCTTAAAGGATCAATCGCCCAGGCTGCCAACCTGGTGAGGGATATGAGGGAAAACCATGACATCTTCTGTTCGATGGTCGTATATCCGGTAGTTCCCCATGGCATCATTATTCTCAGACTGATACCAACCGCTAACCATAGCGAGGAAGAAGTCACGGAGACTGTCGCCATTTTTAAAAACATTAACTCCAAACTAGGAGGGGGCTTTTATGATCAGGAGCGAAAAGCGCCAGAAAATATAACTGGTGAGCTCGCGGTCCACTATCCCTAA
- a CDS encoding chemotaxis protein CheB: MKDPEYIIAIGASAGGLEEINSFFDHAPLDGVSYIVVQHLSADFNSRMVEVLSKHSKLSVQEATEGVLVETNRVYLIPHDKFMTIQKGHLYLREKEKTKSPHLTINTFFNSLAIDSGNRAIVVVLSGLGNDAAEGLIAIKKAGGMVMARNPETSSFPSMPSKAIATGMVDFILEPASMPGAIEDYVIHEGETRNDIMDDDLNLTLIIDLIKQRSPLDFSDYKPTTILRRTKRRAAYHNFATLSRYYDFLKSSPEEIEALSKDFLISVTAFFRDKEAFDYIQKNVIPGILKKLVPNEELKLWVAGCATGEEVYSLAMLIAEQLTGDLAFTVVKIFATDIDSAALIHAGKGIYQSDTIKNVSAERLKKHFIKEGDQYRIKPTLRKMAIFAQHDLVKNPPYCNMHFISCRNLLIYMAPVLQRKVFSMLLFGLKMDGYLFLGSSENPMPIIQNLEVVSKQYKIYQNTKSKRMFSFDAFSMPDNLEVKHRPAFASSEGMNSDSSSALSEMMQVSLAEDLDYLALCIDEHKNVIKSYGNTSKFLLAKLFTTNLEKLLPKKLAMVFHTMSNNVIKTGKKATLNRIKVKLGDSFIRVNLSLTPIAVKGGEQKLIMITFTEDKSFAVSEQEGIDFNEKVYHDQYTLNLEEELRDLMEKLKSTYEQLDASNENMQSFNEEMISANEEMQSTNEEMQSVNEELDTINSEYQLKNKELLDINDDLNNYFRSNINGQLFINNDLLLMKFSPGTIKQINLLETDIGRPLSNITTNIKFETIIEDIKLVLIDGTIITKEIETNNGKWYQVMTMPYVQQSDQKNSGAIVTFNDITELKKVQRELDVSNRTLAIALDAAEIGTYSIDINSRAFIPSTRMKEVFGYGAEKEMAYHDAVARIGKAYRGLFTDGIENSISRGEKMDIEYPINIPLDHKPRWVRSIGNVVYNEDDKPVYFAGLLNDITIHKENEIRKNDFIAMASHELRTPLTTLQGFVQLLVSRTKNGGDDFLVTSLQKVDLQVKKMSALVKGFLNTTSFEAGKIYLNLEEFDLNGLLQEITDEVKTILSKHLIILMPHVACVITADRDKIGQVINNLMSNAVKYAPNGTEIEVSFKAAKKTVTIMVKDQGVGIKKKDQEKLFDRYYRVDNIQTRKVAGFGLGLYLSSEIVQSHKGKIWVESEIGKGSEFCFSLPIS, translated from the coding sequence ATGAAAGACCCCGAATACATAATAGCCATCGGCGCATCTGCCGGCGGTCTGGAGGAAATCAACTCCTTTTTCGATCATGCCCCTCTGGACGGCGTTTCCTATATCGTAGTGCAGCATCTTTCAGCTGACTTTAATAGCAGGATGGTAGAAGTGCTTTCAAAACACAGCAAACTCTCCGTCCAAGAGGCAACCGAAGGGGTACTTGTAGAGACCAACCGAGTTTACCTCATTCCGCACGATAAATTTATGACCATTCAAAAAGGGCACCTATACCTGCGTGAAAAGGAAAAAACAAAAAGCCCGCATCTGACCATTAACACATTTTTTAATTCTTTGGCCATTGACAGTGGTAACAGGGCTATTGTGGTAGTACTTTCGGGATTAGGAAACGATGCCGCTGAAGGCCTGATTGCCATTAAGAAAGCAGGTGGGATGGTTATGGCCAGAAACCCTGAAACCTCCTCTTTTCCTAGTATGCCCTCTAAGGCCATTGCTACCGGAATGGTTGATTTTATTCTGGAGCCCGCATCCATGCCCGGAGCTATCGAGGATTATGTTATTCATGAAGGGGAAACCAGAAATGATATCATGGATGATGATTTAAACTTAACCCTGATCATCGATCTGATCAAACAACGCTCCCCGCTTGATTTTTCCGACTATAAGCCAACAACCATACTCCGCAGGACCAAGCGGCGGGCAGCCTACCACAATTTTGCCACCCTTTCCCGGTACTATGATTTTCTGAAAAGTTCGCCCGAAGAAATTGAAGCGCTTTCTAAGGACTTCCTTATCAGCGTAACCGCATTTTTCCGAGACAAGGAAGCTTTTGACTATATCCAAAAAAACGTAATTCCCGGGATACTAAAAAAATTGGTGCCCAATGAGGAACTTAAACTCTGGGTTGCGGGATGTGCAACAGGCGAAGAGGTTTATTCCCTCGCCATGCTCATCGCAGAACAGCTTACCGGAGATCTTGCCTTCACTGTAGTCAAGATTTTTGCGACCGATATTGACAGTGCCGCACTGATCCACGCAGGCAAAGGGATTTATCAGTCTGATACCATAAAAAATGTTAGCGCAGAACGGTTAAAAAAACATTTTATTAAAGAGGGGGATCAGTACCGGATAAAACCAACACTCCGGAAGATGGCCATTTTCGCCCAGCACGACCTGGTCAAAAATCCACCATATTGCAATATGCACTTCATCAGTTGCCGCAATCTTCTGATTTACATGGCTCCCGTTCTGCAGCGCAAGGTGTTTTCTATGCTCCTTTTCGGACTTAAAATGGACGGATATCTTTTCCTGGGGTCGAGCGAAAACCCAATGCCGATCATCCAGAACCTTGAGGTGGTCAGCAAACAGTACAAGATTTACCAGAACACTAAATCAAAGCGGATGTTCAGTTTTGATGCCTTTTCCATGCCTGATAACCTGGAGGTTAAGCACCGGCCTGCTTTTGCTTCCAGTGAGGGAATGAATAGCGATTCAAGCAGCGCCTTGTCAGAGATGATGCAGGTAAGCCTCGCAGAAGACCTCGACTATCTCGCCCTCTGTATAGATGAACACAAAAATGTGATCAAGTCCTACGGAAACACTTCCAAATTCCTGCTTGCAAAACTTTTTACTACTAACCTGGAAAAACTGCTGCCTAAGAAATTGGCAATGGTATTTCATACCATGAGCAACAATGTAATCAAAACTGGAAAAAAGGCTACACTGAACCGGATCAAGGTAAAACTGGGTGATTCATTCATACGCGTTAATTTAAGTCTCACGCCAATCGCTGTAAAGGGCGGCGAACAGAAACTGATCATGATAACTTTTACGGAGGACAAATCTTTTGCGGTCTCTGAGCAGGAAGGGATCGATTTCAATGAAAAAGTATATCATGACCAGTATACCCTCAATCTGGAGGAGGAGCTCAGGGATCTGATGGAAAAACTCAAATCTACTTATGAGCAGCTCGATGCTTCCAATGAGAATATGCAGTCCTTCAATGAAGAAATGATCTCTGCCAACGAGGAGATGCAGAGCACCAATGAGGAAATGCAGTCGGTCAACGAAGAACTGGATACAATCAATTCTGAATACCAGCTCAAGAACAAAGAACTACTGGATATCAATGATGACCTGAACAACTATTTCAGGAGCAACATCAACGGGCAGCTTTTCATTAATAATGATCTGCTACTGATGAAGTTTTCTCCGGGTACGATAAAGCAGATCAATCTGTTGGAAACCGATATCGGCAGGCCTTTAAGCAATATCACAACGAACATAAAGTTCGAGACCATCATCGAGGATATCAAACTGGTACTCATAGATGGAACTATCATCACAAAAGAAATTGAGACCAATAATGGTAAATGGTACCAGGTAATGACCATGCCTTACGTACAGCAGTCAGACCAGAAAAACAGTGGGGCGATCGTCACCTTCAACGATATTACAGAACTTAAAAAGGTCCAGCGAGAACTTGATGTTAGCAACAGGACATTAGCTATCGCCCTTGACGCAGCTGAAATAGGAACTTACTCGATTGATATAAATTCCCGCGCTTTTATCCCCTCAACGCGTATGAAAGAAGTTTTTGGATACGGAGCTGAAAAAGAAATGGCATATCATGACGCTGTTGCCAGAATAGGAAAAGCGTACCGGGGCCTCTTTACCGATGGAATTGAAAATAGCATCAGTAGGGGAGAAAAAATGGACATTGAATACCCCATAAATATTCCGCTTGACCACAAGCCACGTTGGGTAAGATCTATTGGTAATGTTGTCTATAATGAAGACGATAAGCCTGTATATTTTGCAGGGCTGCTGAATGATATTACTATTCACAAAGAGAATGAAATCCGAAAAAATGATTTCATCGCCATGGCGAGCCATGAGCTCAGAACACCGCTGACTACGCTTCAGGGCTTTGTTCAGCTTTTGGTATCAAGGACAAAGAATGGAGGTGATGACTTCCTGGTTACCTCACTTCAAAAGGTAGACCTACAGGTCAAAAAGATGTCAGCCCTGGTAAAAGGCTTTTTGAATACTACAAGCTTTGAGGCTGGCAAGATTTATCTCAATCTGGAGGAATTTGATTTAAACGGGCTTCTGCAGGAAATAACCGATGAGGTTAAAACTATTTTGAGCAAACACCTAATTATTTTAATGCCCCATGTGGCTTGTGTAATCACTGCAGACAGGGACAAAATTGGGCAGGTTATAAACAACCTCATGAGCAATGCGGTAAAATACGCCCCTAATGGAACTGAAATCGAGGTTTCCTTTAAGGCCGCTAAAAAAACAGTTACCATTATGGTAAAAGACCAGGGGGTGGGTATAAAGAAAAAGGATCAGGAAAAGCTGTTCGACCGCTATTACAGGGTAGATAATATCCAGACCCGCAAAGTGGCCGGTTTTGGTCTTGGACTCTATTTGTCCTCAGAAATTGTACAGTCCCATAAAGGGAAGATTTGGGTGGAAAGTGAAATTGGTAAGGGTTCTGAATTTTGTTTTAGTTTGCCAATTAGTTAA
- a CDS encoding methyltransferase domain-containing protein — protein sequence MINTYFDHDIHFDYLYPDHIQQLSSVHWTPIDVARKAAEFLCWPGHKVMDIGCGVGKFCLTSAFFHPGTRFYGIEQRPALIKFANDTKKHLHLTNVDFLQGNITDIDLREYRSLYFFNSFHENLNTLAGIDSTVNRNFDLYRFYTQLLYRKLDEQPSGCRLVTYYTEATQIPPSYKKVEKFYHPELKLYKKN from the coding sequence ATGATAAATACCTATTTCGATCACGATATCCATTTTGATTACCTATATCCGGATCATATTCAGCAGCTTTCATCGGTCCACTGGACGCCGATTGATGTAGCCAGAAAGGCAGCTGAATTCCTTTGCTGGCCGGGGCACAAGGTAATGGATATCGGTTGCGGGGTGGGCAAATTTTGCCTGACCTCAGCATTTTTTCATCCGGGTACACGATTTTATGGAATTGAGCAGCGGCCGGCGCTTATTAAATTTGCTAACGATACTAAAAAGCACCTTCACCTCACCAATGTGGATTTTCTACAAGGCAATATCACCGACATTGATTTAAGAGAATACAGGAGCCTTTACTTTTTTAATTCATTTCATGAGAATCTAAATACCCTAGCAGGGATTGATTCGACGGTAAACAGAAACTTTGACCTGTATCGTTTCTACACTCAGCTACTTTACAGGAAACTTGACGAACAGCCCTCAGGTTGTAGACTAGTTACCTATTATACCGAGGCTACACAGATTCCGCCGTCTTATAAGAAAGTCGAGAAATTTTACCATCCCGAGCTTAAGCTGTATAAAAAGAACTAG
- a CDS encoding RNA polymerase sigma factor, with product MFICWEPHLRVRGFVRAAGHLNFSSYRPYYIMAASLVKGGSYYSFNEKYDIMKNYKSFSDPGLITRRKNGDHLAYNEVYDRYFYLLLLFAYKKLRDEDTSKDFVQDLFMKVWKRKASISESGKLSSFLYISIRIRIFDHFARHKVENKYLSFLKNFVAISLEGTDYQIRLNNLAYTSKRR from the coding sequence ATGTTTATTTGTTGGGAACCTCATCTCCGGGTGAGGGGCTTTGTCAGAGCCGCTGGACATCTAAACTTTTCGAGTTACCGACCCTATTATATCATGGCCGCATCGTTGGTTAAGGGGGGCTCATATTATTCGTTCAACGAAAAATATGACATCATGAAAAACTATAAATCTTTTTCTGACCCAGGACTGATCACACGTAGGAAAAACGGAGACCATCTTGCCTACAATGAAGTCTACGATCGCTACTTCTATCTGTTATTACTCTTTGCATATAAGAAGCTTAGGGATGAAGACACGTCGAAGGATTTTGTACAGGATCTTTTTATGAAGGTTTGGAAAAGGAAAGCCAGTATATCTGAGAGTGGAAAACTGTCATCTTTCTTATATATCAGCATCAGAATTAGAATATTTGATCATTTCGCCCGCCATAAGGTTGAAAACAAATACCTTTCGTTTTTGAAGAACTTTGTTGCTATTAGCCTCGAGGGTACTGACTATCAAATTAGGCTGAACAACTTAGCATATACATCGAAAAGGAGATAA
- a CDS encoding PAS domain-containing sensor histidine kinase: MNRSKLLGAIIENAIDGIITIDQRGIIEHLNPAALALFGYEREELVGRNVSVLMPDADSKRHDTYLSRYEQTGEKHIIGVGREIVGKRKDGSVFPFRVGISEIKFSDRKIYTGFIHDLSKEKANEEQIKSYTEKLEIKIKERTHDLIELVSELEMAKENMQALFQKEKELNQLKTRFVSMASHEFRTPLSSIQLSASLIDKYTTKQDTTSVEKHTLKIKNSINNLTTILNDFLSLEKLEAGKVKASAQSFNIISFAEEIAEEMQLMTKQNQHIVYEHTGNTSDVYLDPNLLRNCVINLISNSIKYSGEDTHIKFSTKIKNKELILEVTDNGIGIPHADQHNLFEPFFRANNTGDIAGTGLGLNIVKRYVGLMNGSVSCQSEQHSGTVFTLMFKIEN; encoded by the coding sequence ATGAATAGATCCAAACTATTAGGCGCAATTATAGAGAATGCAATTGACGGAATTATTACTATAGATCAGAGGGGAATTATTGAACATTTAAATCCGGCAGCATTAGCGCTTTTTGGTTATGAACGCGAAGAACTTGTTGGTCGAAATGTTTCGGTATTGATGCCAGATGCGGATAGCAAGCGCCATGATACCTATCTTTCAAGATATGAACAAACCGGTGAAAAACACATTATTGGTGTAGGTAGAGAAATTGTAGGTAAACGAAAAGATGGTAGCGTTTTTCCTTTTAGAGTAGGAATAAGCGAGATTAAATTTAGCGATCGTAAAATTTATACAGGTTTTATTCACGATTTGAGTAAAGAAAAAGCTAACGAGGAGCAGATAAAAAGCTATACCGAAAAATTAGAAATTAAAATTAAAGAGCGTACGCATGATTTAATAGAGCTTGTATCTGAACTTGAAATGGCCAAAGAAAATATGCAGGCACTTTTTCAAAAAGAAAAGGAGCTTAATCAACTTAAAACAAGATTTGTTTCTATGGCGTCGCATGAATTTAGAACGCCATTGAGTTCCATACAACTTTCTGCATCGTTAATTGATAAATATACCACCAAACAAGACACAACTAGTGTAGAGAAACACACTTTAAAAATCAAGAATTCGATTAATAACCTCACCACAATATTAAATGACTTTTTATCGCTGGAGAAATTAGAAGCTGGAAAAGTTAAAGCCAGCGCCCAATCTTTCAATATCATTAGTTTTGCTGAAGAAATAGCTGAAGAAATGCAACTAATGACTAAGCAGAACCAGCATATTGTTTATGAACATACGGGTAACACTTCTGATGTTTATTTGGATCCGAACTTACTGCGAAATTGTGTTATCAACTTAATTTCTAACTCGATAAAATATTCGGGTGAGGATACACATATCAAATTTAGCACGAAAATAAAGAATAAAGAATTGATTTTAGAAGTCACAGACAATGGCATCGGTATCCCTCATGCGGATCAGCATAATCTTTTTGAGCCCTTTTTTCGTGCGAATAATACTGGCGATATTGCTGGAACCGGCCTTGGACTTAACATCGTAAAGCGTTATGTGGGGTTAATGAATGGGAGCGTTTCTTGCCAAAGTGAACAACACTCGGGTACGGTTTTTACTTTAATGTTTAAAATCGAAAATTAA
- a CDS encoding isocitrate/isopropylmalate family dehydrogenase, which translates to MGFKKIKVTSPIVELDGDEMTRVIWRFIKDRLITPYLDLDIKYFDLGIEHRDITGDQVTIDASEAIKKYGVGIKCATITPDEQRVEEFRLKEMWRSPNGTIRNILVVPFFVSQSLLKTSQDWCPTGRVLSVSEGMPLVISTGLRTSVQRAAES; encoded by the coding sequence ATGGGATTTAAAAAAATCAAGGTAACATCACCGATAGTTGAATTGGATGGTGATGAAATGACCCGTGTTATATGGAGATTTATAAAAGATAGGCTTATAACCCCTTATCTGGATCTCGATATTAAATATTTCGATCTTGGGATCGAGCACCGCGATATCACCGGTGACCAGGTGACAATAGATGCCTCCGAGGCCATTAAGAAATATGGTGTCGGAATCAAATGCGCCACGATCACGCCAGATGAACAGCGGGTGGAAGAATTTAGGCTTAAGGAAATGTGGAGGTCCCCAAATGGTACGATCCGAAATATTCTGGTGGTACCGTTTTTCGTGAGCCAATCGTTATTGAAAACATCCCAAGACTGGTGTCCAACTGGACGCGTCCTATCTGTATCGGAAGGCATGCCTTTGGTGATCAGTACCGGGCTACGGACTTCCGTACAACGGGCAGCGGAAAGCTGA
- a CDS encoding isocitrate dehydrogenase (NADP(+)), which yields MSNWTRPICIGRHAFGDQYRATDFRTTGSGKLTITFKPDDGSDGKIFEVYNFKGDGVAMAMYNTDESIYGFSRACFNQAVTKKWPLYLSTKNTILKKYDGRFKDIFQEVFENEFMDIFSKEGITYEHRLIDDMVASALKWNGNFVWACKNYDGDVQSDIVAQGFGSLGLMTSVLITPDGKVMEAEAAHGTVTRHFREYQAGRPTSTNPIASIFAWTRGLEFRGKLDGNQQLIDFCQALEKVCIETVKSGNMTKDLAVCIHGNAVEHGKDYLYTEEFLSKLDDNLKLELATT from the coding sequence GTGTCCAACTGGACGCGTCCTATCTGTATCGGAAGGCATGCCTTTGGTGATCAGTACCGGGCTACGGACTTCCGTACAACGGGCAGCGGAAAGCTGACCATAACTTTCAAGCCCGATGATGGTAGCGACGGAAAAATCTTCGAGGTCTATAATTTCAAAGGGGACGGCGTTGCAATGGCGATGTACAATACCGATGAGAGTATATACGGCTTTTCCCGGGCATGTTTCAATCAGGCCGTTACAAAAAAATGGCCGCTTTATCTTTCTACCAAAAACACCATCCTAAAGAAATACGACGGGCGTTTTAAGGATATCTTTCAGGAAGTCTTCGAAAACGAATTTATGGATATCTTTTCAAAAGAGGGGATTACCTATGAACACCGTCTCATTGACGATATGGTGGCCTCCGCACTAAAATGGAACGGAAACTTTGTATGGGCCTGCAAGAACTACGATGGTGATGTCCAATCTGATATCGTTGCACAGGGCTTTGGATCTCTTGGACTCATGACATCGGTTCTAATTACTCCAGACGGTAAGGTTATGGAAGCTGAGGCAGCTCATGGAACAGTTACTAGGCACTTTCGGGAATACCAGGCAGGCAGGCCAACCTCAACCAACCCTATTGCATCAATCTTTGCCTGGACCAGGGGATTGGAGTTCAGGGGTAAGCTTGATGGGAACCAGCAACTCATAGATTTTTGCCAAGCACTGGAAAAAGTCTGTATAGAAACGGTAAAATCAGGCAATATGACCAAGGATCTCGCGGTATGTATACATGGAAACGCAGTAGAGCATGGCAAGGATTACCTTTACACCGAGGAATTTCTTTCGAAACTTGATGATAATCTCAAGCTTGAACTGGCAACGACATAG
- a CDS encoding sigma factor-like helix-turn-helix DNA-binding protein, translated as MYIEKEINALPPKMGLVFKLSRKRDLSNKEIAQRLDVTESNISYHISNAVKILRIKLSVLKMVFSFLGLARYR; from the coding sequence ATATACATCGAAAAGGAGATAAACGCCCTACCTCCTAAGATGGGACTAGTTTTTAAGCTTAGTAGAAAGAGAGATCTTTCCAACAAGGAAATAGCACAAAGACTAGATGTCACAGAAAGTAATATTTCGTATCATATTTCCAATGCAGTTAAGATACTAAGGATAAAACTTAGCGTTCTTAAAATGGTTTTTTCTTTTTTAGGTTTAGCAAGATATCGTTAA